In Thermococcus gorgonarius, the genomic window GTTGAGAACGGCCTCCTTGACTGGCAGCTGGTAACCTGGTGAACTTCCTTCGCTGGAGTGCGTTTGCATCCATACCTTTTTCTTGTCGTGTATAAACCCTGCCGATGCTTCTTTTATGGACACTGATGTCCACCCACGAAACCTTTAAATGTTGACAAACGTAAATGGGCTTAGCAAATCGCGGGTGATGATTATGGCAGATGTCGAAGGGAAAACCACCGTTGAAAAGAACGGCTACCTTGTGATTGGAAAGGCTGAAGGAATCGTTGAAATCGACGTTGACACTTTTCTCTGTAAGGGCTGCGGAATCTGCGTCGAGATGTGCCCGAGGAAGGTCTTCGAGTGGAGTAAAGAGCTCAGCGAAAAGGGCGTGCATTACCCTGTCCCGGTTCACGCCGAGAAGTGCGTCAAGTGCAAGCTCTGTGAGTTGCTCTGCCCTGATTTTGCAATAGCGGTAAGGTGGTGAGGCATGATAATCAGGGGCGACGAGCCCGAGCAGATCAGGCTCATCAGGAAGCTCTACAAGCCCGGCAACTACTTCATGCAGGGCGACGAAGCGGTCTCATACGGTGCGATCTTCGCAGGCTGCCGCTTCTACGCTGGCTACCCAATAACTCCCGCCAGCGAGATAGCCGAAACGATGGCCAGAGAACTGCCGAAGGTCTCGGGCTATTACATCCAGATGGAGGATGAGATTGGGAGCATAGCGGCTGTAGTTGGTGCCTCTTGGACGGGACTCAAGTCAATGACAGCCACCTCAGGCCCGGGTTTTTCGCTGATGCAGGAGAACCTCGGCTACGCGATAATGACCGAGACGCCGCTCGTTCTCGTTGACGTCCAGAGGAGTGGTCCCTCAACGGGGCAGGCCACCAAAGGTGCCCAGGGAGACTTCTTCCAGGCCAGGTGGGGAACACATGGAGATCATACGATAATTGCCGTTTCTCCAACCAGCGGACAGGACGCCTTCTGGGAAACGATAAGGGCCTTCAACATCGCCGAGAAGCTGAGGACGCCGGTGGTTATGCTCTTCGACGGCGTTTTGGCACACACGAGGGAGCTCGTCAGGATTCCCGATATAGAGGAGGTCGAGATAGCCTACCGCAAGTTGCCTGCAAACGAGGAAGAAGCTAAGCTTCCTTTCGGTGACCCCCACGGCGACGGTGTCCCACCAATGCCGCTCTTCGGCCACGGCTACTTTACCCACGTCACCGGCTCGACCCACAAGGAGAACGGACTGAGGGATGTCTACACTCCCGAAGTCCACGACAAACTCGTGAGGAGGCTCCACAGGAAGATAGAGCAGAACAAGGACGTTTACGAAAAGTACGAGGAGCACTTCACCGACGATGCTGAAATCCTCGTCGTCAGCTGGGGTGTAACTGCTCGTCCGGCCCTAGGGGCGGTTCTCAAGGCGAGGGAGGAGGGAATAAAGGCCGGCCTCTTCGTGCCGAAGACCGTCCATCCGTTCCCCGGTGAGGGGATGAAACAGCTCGGAAAGCGCGTTAGGGCAATCCTCGTGCCGGAGATGAACCTCGGTCAGATGATCCTTGAGGTTCAGCGCTTCGTTAACGATGACGTTCTGCTTAAGGGTGTTAACAAGATAGGCGGTGTCCCCCTGACCGTTGAGGAGATCCTGCGCGAGATAAGGGGTGTTGCCTGATGGCCAAGGAAATTTACTCCAAGTATCCTCTCATAAAGTATTTGAGGAAAGAGGCCCTTCCCACGGCCCTCTGCCCCGGTTGCGGCGGTGGAACCGTCCTGAACGCCTTTGCCAACGCTGTTGATCAGCTCAAGATTGATCCTAGGGATCTGGTCGTCGTCAGCGGAATAGGCTGTTCCGCGTG contains:
- a CDS encoding 2-oxoglutarate ferredoxin oxidoreductase subunit delta, which encodes MADVEGKTTVEKNGYLVIGKAEGIVEIDVDTFLCKGCGICVEMCPRKVFEWSKELSEKGVHYPVPVHAEKCVKCKLCELLCPDFAIAVRW
- a CDS encoding 2-oxoacid:acceptor oxidoreductase subunit alpha; translation: MIIRGDEPEQIRLIRKLYKPGNYFMQGDEAVSYGAIFAGCRFYAGYPITPASEIAETMARELPKVSGYYIQMEDEIGSIAAVVGASWTGLKSMTATSGPGFSLMQENLGYAIMTETPLVLVDVQRSGPSTGQATKGAQGDFFQARWGTHGDHTIIAVSPTSGQDAFWETIRAFNIAEKLRTPVVMLFDGVLAHTRELVRIPDIEEVEIAYRKLPANEEEAKLPFGDPHGDGVPPMPLFGHGYFTHVTGSTHKENGLRDVYTPEVHDKLVRRLHRKIEQNKDVYEKYEEHFTDDAEILVVSWGVTARPALGAVLKAREEGIKAGLFVPKTVHPFPGEGMKQLGKRVRAILVPEMNLGQMILEVQRFVNDDVLLKGVNKIGGVPLTVEEILREIRGVA